A single window of Rhizobium indicum DNA harbors:
- the purM gene encoding phosphoribosylformylglycinamidine cyclo-ligase has product MSQSGKNGLTYSDAGVDIDAGNLLVEKIKPAVRSTRRPGADGEIGGFGGLFDLKAAGFTDPVLVAANDGVGTKLKIAIDADYHDTVGIDLVAMCVNDLVVQGAEPLFFLDYFATGKLDPDQGAAIVGGIAAGCREAGCALIGGETAEMPGMYSSGDYDLAGFAVGAAERGKLLPSGDIAEGDVILGLASSGVHSNGFSLVRKIVELSGLDWDAPAPFAEGKKLGEALLEPTRIYVKPLLKAIRETGAIKALAHITGGGFPENIPRVLPKHLAAEIDLAAVKVPPVFSWLAKTGGVEAKEMLRTFNCGVGMIAVVAGENVATVSAALEAEGETVITLGRMIAREEGAAGTVYKGTLAI; this is encoded by the coding sequence ATGAGCCAGTCTGGGAAAAACGGCCTGACATATAGCGATGCGGGCGTCGACATCGATGCCGGCAACCTGCTCGTCGAGAAGATCAAGCCGGCGGTGCGCTCGACCCGCCGTCCCGGCGCCGACGGCGAGATCGGCGGCTTCGGCGGGCTTTTCGACCTCAAGGCGGCAGGCTTTACCGATCCGGTTCTGGTCGCCGCCAATGACGGCGTCGGCACCAAGCTGAAGATCGCGATCGATGCCGACTATCACGACACCGTCGGCATCGACCTCGTCGCCATGTGCGTCAACGATCTTGTGGTACAGGGCGCCGAGCCGCTGTTCTTCCTCGATTATTTCGCGACCGGCAAGCTCGACCCCGACCAGGGCGCGGCCATCGTCGGCGGCATTGCCGCCGGTTGCCGCGAGGCCGGCTGCGCGTTGATCGGCGGCGAGACGGCCGAGATGCCCGGCATGTATTCCTCCGGCGACTACGATCTCGCCGGCTTTGCTGTCGGTGCGGCCGAACGCGGCAAGCTCCTGCCATCCGGCGATATTGCCGAGGGTGACGTGATCCTCGGCCTTGCCTCCTCCGGCGTCCATTCCAATGGCTTCTCGCTGGTGCGCAAGATCGTCGAATTGTCCGGCCTCGATTGGGATGCACCGGCGCCGTTCGCCGAAGGCAAGAAGCTTGGCGAAGCCCTGCTCGAGCCGACACGCATCTATGTGAAGCCGCTTCTGAAGGCGATCCGCGAGACCGGCGCCATCAAGGCGCTGGCGCACATCACCGGCGGCGGCTTCCCGGAAAATATTCCGCGCGTGCTGCCGAAGCATCTGGCGGCCGAGATCGATCTTGCCGCCGTCAAGGTGCCGCCGGTGTTTTCGTGGCTCGCCAAGACGGGCGGCGTCGAAGCCAAGGAAATGCTGCGCACCTTCAACTGCGGCGTCGGCATGATCGCCGTCGTTGCCGGCGAGAATGTCGCGACGGTTTCCGCCGCACTCGAAGCCGAGGGCGAGACAGTTATCACGCTCGGCCGCATGATCGCCCGCGAAGAAGGCGCTGCCGGCACGGTCTACAAGGGCACGCTTGCCATATGA
- the purN gene encoding phosphoribosylglycinamide formyltransferase encodes MSSPRKRAVVFISGSGSNMMALVAAAKAADYPAEIVGVISDKADAGGLAKAAAEGIATFAFPRKDYASKDAHEAAIFSALDELKPDILCLAGYMRLLTATFIQRYEGRMLNIHPSLLPLFPGLHTHQRAIDAGMRIAGCTVHFVTEGMDEGPVIGQAAVPVLSGDTAESLAARVLTIEHQIYPQALRLFAEGRVTMEGGKAVGAEASTAAPKTQLISLIGDRA; translated from the coding sequence ATGAGCTCGCCGCGCAAACGCGCCGTCGTCTTCATATCAGGCAGCGGCTCCAACATGATGGCGCTGGTTGCGGCGGCAAAGGCAGCCGACTATCCGGCCGAGATCGTCGGGGTGATCTCCGACAAGGCGGATGCCGGCGGGCTTGCCAAGGCCGCCGCCGAAGGCATCGCCACCTTCGCTTTTCCCCGCAAGGACTACGCCAGCAAGGATGCGCATGAGGCGGCGATCTTTTCGGCGCTCGACGAGCTTAAACCCGATATTCTTTGCCTGGCAGGCTACATGCGGCTGCTGACGGCGACATTCATCCAGCGTTACGAAGGCCGGATGCTCAACATCCACCCTTCCCTGCTGCCGCTGTTTCCCGGCCTGCATACGCATCAGCGGGCCATCGACGCCGGCATGCGGATCGCCGGCTGCACGGTGCATTTCGTCACCGAAGGCATGGATGAGGGGCCGGTGATCGGCCAGGCGGCCGTGCCGGTTCTTTCCGGCGACACGGCCGAAAGCCTTGCCGCGCGTGTGCTCACCATCGAACACCAGATCTATCCACAAGCGCTGCGGCTCTTTGCCGAAGGCCGTGTGACGATGGAAGGCGGCAAGGCCGTCGGCGCGGAGGCTTCGACCGCCGCACCCAAGACCCAGCTTATTTCGCTGATCGGCGACCGCGCTTAA
- a CDS encoding alpha-D-ribose 1-methylphosphonate 5-triphosphate diphosphatase, protein MWLSNFTLVLPNEVVSEGSVRVEGGAIAEIRPEPVAGAAIDGGGRLLMPGFVDLHGDMIEREIAPRPNATMPIDFGIHELDKKLAAAGVTTAFAAVSFATESVYGHVRSLETTSAVIEGINRLRDDLLIDHRVHARYEITNVGAAPALERLLNADQIDMVSLTDHTPGQGQYNNLQSYILSISERRAISEEMAAEIVAKRIAMRSNPDIEAKLKEIVALSLKHKLSLASHDDDSAEKVAEMHDLGVTISEFPVTAPAAEEARRRGLWTLMGAPNALRGQSMSGNLSALDAARAGLLSIIAADYHPAAFVPGIFKLADMVEGGLPVAVAMATGNAARSAGLPDRGEIAIGQRADLVVVEPGDINRIRATFRAGRFVYSDGTLHPLRALAA, encoded by the coding sequence ATGTGGCTCAGCAATTTCACCCTCGTTCTCCCAAACGAGGTGGTGAGTGAAGGTTCCGTGCGTGTTGAGGGTGGCGCCATCGCCGAGATCAGGCCGGAGCCGGTCGCCGGCGCTGCCATCGATGGCGGCGGGCGGCTGCTGATGCCGGGATTCGTCGATCTCCACGGCGACATGATCGAGCGCGAGATCGCCCCACGGCCGAACGCGACGATGCCGATCGATTTCGGTATCCACGAACTCGACAAGAAGCTTGCCGCCGCCGGTGTCACCACGGCGTTTGCCGCCGTCTCCTTTGCGACCGAAAGCGTCTACGGCCACGTCCGTTCGCTGGAGACGACATCAGCGGTGATCGAGGGCATCAATCGCCTGCGCGACGATCTGCTGATCGACCACCGCGTCCACGCCCGCTACGAAATCACCAATGTTGGTGCAGCTCCTGCGCTCGAGCGCCTGCTGAATGCCGATCAGATCGACATGGTCTCGCTCACCGACCACACGCCGGGCCAGGGACAGTACAACAACCTGCAGAGCTACATCCTCAGCATTTCCGAGCGCCGCGCCATCTCCGAGGAAATGGCGGCGGAGATCGTTGCCAAGCGCATCGCCATGCGCAGCAATCCAGACATCGAGGCCAAGCTGAAGGAGATTGTCGCGCTGTCGCTGAAGCACAAGCTGTCGCTTGCCTCGCATGACGATGACAGCGCCGAAAAAGTCGCCGAGATGCACGATCTCGGCGTCACCATCAGCGAGTTTCCGGTCACTGCACCTGCGGCGGAGGAGGCGCGCCGTCGCGGCCTCTGGACGTTGATGGGCGCGCCGAACGCGCTGCGCGGCCAGTCGATGTCGGGCAATCTCAGCGCGCTCGATGCTGCAAGGGCCGGATTGCTGAGCATCATCGCCGCCGATTATCATCCGGCTGCCTTCGTGCCCGGCATCTTCAAGCTTGCCGACATGGTGGAAGGCGGCCTGCCGGTAGCCGTCGCCATGGCGACCGGCAATGCGGCCCGTTCCGCCGGTCTGCCGGATCGTGGCGAGATCGCCATCGGCCAACGCGCCGATCTGGTCGTGGTCGAGCCGGGTGATATCAATCGCATCCGCGCCACCTTCCGCGCCGGCCGCTTCGTCTACAGCGACGGCACGCTGCATCCGTTGCGGGCGCTGGCGGCTTAA
- a CDS encoding NUDIX domain-containing protein: MMQPKSRVKIVSEETLSNGWTRLSSYLLDYIDRKGATQRLKREVYHRTPAACILLYDPKRDLVVLVRQFRLAVHLNGDAAWIIEVPAGLLDDDHPEAAIRREAMEETGYRLRDARFLFRSYTSPGAVTEVVHFFAALVDIADRVAEGGGLDEEHEDIEVLEIPLDEAAAMIETGEIFDVKTIVLLQWAMLNRARLTA; encoded by the coding sequence ATGATGCAGCCGAAATCACGCGTGAAGATCGTCAGCGAAGAAACACTGTCGAATGGGTGGACGCGGCTGAGCAGCTACCTCCTCGACTATATCGACCGCAAGGGCGCAACCCAACGGTTGAAGCGGGAGGTCTACCACCGCACGCCGGCCGCCTGCATCCTGCTTTATGATCCCAAGCGCGACCTCGTCGTTCTCGTCCGCCAATTCCGCCTCGCCGTTCATCTCAACGGCGATGCCGCCTGGATAATCGAGGTGCCGGCCGGCCTTCTCGACGATGACCATCCCGAAGCGGCGATCCGTCGCGAGGCGATGGAGGAGACCGGCTATCGCCTGCGCGATGCGCGCTTCCTGTTCAGATCCTATACATCGCCGGGTGCCGTCACCGAGGTCGTGCATTTCTTCGCAGCCCTCGTCGACATCGCCGACCGCGTGGCCGAAGGCGGTGGCCTGGACGAGGAACACGAGGATATCGAAGTCCTTGAGATCCCGCTCGACGAGGCGGCAGCGATGATCGAAACCGGCGAGATCTTCGACGTCAAAACGATCGTGCTTCTGCAATGGGCCATGTTGAATAGGGCAAGGCTGACGGCCTGA
- a CDS encoding molybdopterin oxidoreductase family protein produces MNLRHGKFLWLLAVQALEYTNAMNIATPIHAKSEKPDNRVGHTACPHDCPSTCALEVEISEDGRIGRVRGAGDHSYTSGVICAKVARYAERLYHPDRLMHPLRRTGAKGARQWQQISWDDALDEIAEAFVKSEARDGSEAIWPYFYAGTMGWVQRDSIDRLRHAKRYSGFFSSICTNPAWTGFTIATGTLRGPDPREMGRTDCVVIWGTNAVSTQVNVMTHAIKSRKERGAKIVVVDIYDNPTMKQADMALIVRPGTDAALACAVMHIAFRDGYADRAYMARYADDPEGLEAHLKTKTPQWAAAITGLSVEEIEAFASLVGTTKKTFFRLGYGFTRQRNGAVAMHAAASIATVLGSWQYEGGGAFHSNSDIFRMNSAELTGRSMKDADIRMLDQSQIGRVLTGDAVALRHRGPVTAMLIQNTNPANIAPEQRLVRSGFAREDLFVAVHEQFMTETAEIADIVIPATMFVEHDDIYRAGGQNHILLGPKLVEPPPTVRTNLFVIEELAKRLGVADRPGFGFTAREMVDRILESSGLPGYDHFLEHKWFDRQPAFEEAHYLNGFGHPDGKFHFRPDWINQPAPNKPPAAIGALGPHAALPAFPDQVDVIEVADAEHPFRLATSPARNFLNSSFSETKTSRQKEGRPEVMINPADAEANGIVHGDLVRIGNSRGDLRIHARITTEVKSGVLIAEGLWPNKAHVDGEGINVLTGADPVAPYGGAAVHDNKVWLRRDAA; encoded by the coding sequence ATGAATTTGCGTCATGGGAAATTTTTGTGGCTTTTGGCCGTGCAAGCCTTGGAATATACAAATGCCATGAACATTGCGACCCCCATCCACGCCAAATCAGAAAAGCCGGACAACAGGGTGGGCCACACCGCCTGTCCGCATGACTGTCCCTCCACCTGCGCGCTGGAGGTCGAGATATCGGAGGATGGCCGCATCGGCCGTGTGCGCGGCGCAGGCGACCATTCCTACACGTCGGGCGTCATCTGCGCCAAGGTCGCCCGTTATGCCGAGCGGCTCTACCATCCCGACCGCCTGATGCATCCACTGCGCCGCACCGGCGCCAAGGGGGCAAGGCAGTGGCAGCAGATTTCCTGGGACGATGCGCTGGATGAGATCGCCGAAGCCTTTGTGAAGTCCGAGGCCAGGGACGGCAGCGAAGCGATCTGGCCCTATTTTTACGCCGGCACCATGGGCTGGGTGCAGCGCGATTCCATCGATCGCCTGCGTCATGCCAAGCGCTACTCCGGCTTCTTCTCGTCGATCTGCACCAACCCCGCCTGGACCGGCTTCACCATAGCGACCGGCACCCTTCGCGGTCCCGATCCGCGCGAGATGGGCCGCACCGATTGCGTCGTCATCTGGGGCACCAACGCGGTGTCGACCCAGGTCAACGTGATGACCCACGCCATCAAGTCGCGCAAGGAGCGAGGCGCGAAGATCGTCGTCGTCGACATTTACGACAATCCGACGATGAAGCAGGCCGACATGGCGTTGATCGTCAGGCCGGGTACCGACGCCGCGCTCGCTTGCGCCGTCATGCACATCGCCTTCCGCGACGGTTACGCCGATCGCGCCTACATGGCGAGATACGCCGATGATCCCGAGGGTCTCGAAGCGCATCTGAAGACCAAGACGCCGCAATGGGCCGCTGCCATCACCGGCCTTTCGGTCGAGGAGATCGAAGCCTTCGCCAGCCTCGTCGGCACGACGAAGAAAACCTTCTTCCGCCTGGGCTATGGCTTCACCCGCCAGCGCAATGGCGCGGTCGCCATGCATGCGGCGGCCTCGATCGCCACCGTTCTCGGCTCCTGGCAATATGAGGGCGGCGGCGCCTTCCATTCGAACAGCGATATCTTCCGCATGAACAGCGCCGAACTGACCGGCCGGTCGATGAAGGATGCCGATATCCGCATGCTCGACCAGTCGCAGATCGGCCGCGTGCTGACCGGCGATGCCGTGGCGCTGCGCCATCGCGGCCCGGTGACGGCAATGCTGATCCAGAACACCAATCCCGCAAACATCGCCCCCGAGCAGCGCCTCGTCAGAAGTGGCTTTGCCCGTGAGGACCTGTTCGTTGCCGTGCACGAGCAGTTCATGACCGAAACGGCCGAGATCGCCGATATAGTCATTCCCGCGACGATGTTCGTCGAACATGACGACATCTACCGCGCCGGCGGCCAGAACCATATCCTGCTGGGGCCGAAGCTGGTCGAGCCGCCGCCGACCGTGCGCACCAATCTCTTCGTCATCGAGGAACTGGCCAAACGCCTCGGCGTCGCCGATCGCCCGGGCTTCGGCTTCACCGCCCGAGAGATGGTCGACCGCATCCTCGAATCGAGCGGCCTGCCGGGCTACGACCATTTCCTCGAACATAAATGGTTCGATCGCCAGCCCGCTTTCGAGGAGGCGCATTATCTGAACGGTTTTGGCCATCCGGATGGCAAGTTCCATTTCCGCCCGGACTGGATCAATCAGCCGGCGCCGAACAAACCGCCGGCCGCGATCGGCGCGCTCGGTCCGCACGCCGCGCTTCCGGCCTTCCCTGATCAGGTCGATGTCATCGAAGTCGCCGATGCCGAGCATCCCTTCCGGCTCGCCACGTCGCCGGCGCGCAACTTCCTGAATTCGAGCTTTTCCGAGACCAAGACCTCCCGCCAGAAGGAAGGCCGCCCCGAGGTGATGATCAATCCGGCCGACGCCGAAGCCAACGGAATCGTCCATGGCGATCTTGTCCGAATCGGCAACAGCCGCGGCGATCTGCGCATCCACGCCCGTATCACTACCGAAGTGAAGTCAGGCGTGCTGATTGCCGAGGGCCTCTGGCCGAACAAAGCGCATGTTGACGGCGAGGGCATCAACGTCTTGACCGGCGCCGACCCTGTCGCGCCTTATGGCGGGGCGGCCGTCCATGACAACAAGGTCTGGCTTCGCAGGGACGCAGCATGA
- a CDS encoding 23S rRNA (adenine(2030)-N(6))-methyltransferase RlmJ yields the protein MNYRHIYHAGNFADVLKHVVLTRLIRYMQKKDGGFRVLDTHAGIGLYDLSLEEAQKTGEWLDGIGKLMEAELGPQVSELLEPYLAAIRELNPQGGIRFYPGSPKLARMLFRPQDRLSAMELHPEDYVRLHRLFEGDHHARITELDGWLALGAHLPPKEKRGIVLVDPPFEEDDEYQRLAEGLEKAYRRFPGGTYCLWYPLKKGAPIKEFHETLQALDIPKMLCAELTVRSDRGITGLTGSGLVIVNPPFTLKDELHQLLPALKDHLAQDRFASHRAFWLRGENKAVKDD from the coding sequence ATGAACTACCGCCACATCTATCACGCGGGCAACTTTGCCGATGTGCTGAAACATGTCGTGCTGACGCGGCTGATCCGTTACATGCAGAAGAAGGATGGCGGATTCCGCGTGCTCGACACGCATGCCGGCATCGGGCTCTACGACCTCTCCTTGGAAGAAGCACAGAAAACCGGCGAATGGCTCGATGGCATCGGCAAGCTGATGGAGGCAGAACTCGGCCCTCAGGTTTCCGAACTGCTGGAGCCCTATCTCGCGGCAATCCGCGAACTCAATCCGCAGGGCGGCATCCGCTTCTATCCCGGCTCACCGAAACTTGCACGGATGCTGTTCCGGCCGCAGGACCGGCTGTCGGCGATGGAGCTGCATCCCGAGGACTATGTCAGGCTGCACCGGCTGTTCGAGGGTGATCACCATGCCCGCATCACCGAGCTTGACGGCTGGCTGGCGCTCGGCGCGCATCTGCCGCCGAAGGAGAAGCGCGGCATCGTGCTCGTCGATCCGCCCTTCGAGGAAGATGACGAATATCAGCGGCTGGCCGAGGGACTGGAAAAGGCCTATCGGCGCTTTCCCGGCGGTACCTATTGCCTGTGGTATCCGCTGAAGAAGGGCGCGCCGATCAAGGAGTTCCACGAGACCCTGCAGGCGCTCGACATCCCGAAAATGCTCTGCGCCGAACTTACCGTTCGCAGCGACCGCGGCATTACCGGACTGACGGGCTCAGGCCTCGTCATCGTCAACCCGCCCTTCACGCTGAAGGATGAGCTGCACCAATTGCTGCCCGCATTAAAGGACCATCTGGCGCAAGACCGTTTCGCCTCGCACCGTGCCTTCTGGCTGCGCGGCGAGAACAAGGCGGTCAAGGACGATTGA
- a CDS encoding glutathione S-transferase, translating to MKLLCSPASPYSNKVRMAAHFLELELNAIRVDTNTGPAILVDNNPLGKIPTLLTDDGISIYDSVAIMHYFDRLTKGGLYPSKKAKRTDAEILEALCDGICDCLLAIVYERRFRDEEKVHQPWIDRQWKKATSGLAHLSANPPKTGKKLNGGHFALAATLDYLELRFKDQWEADHAPLIDWQRQFDKKFPAHSELKSEG from the coding sequence ATGAAGCTCCTTTGTTCGCCCGCCTCGCCCTATTCCAACAAGGTGCGGATGGCCGCGCATTTTCTGGAGCTGGAGTTGAACGCCATTCGGGTCGACACCAATACCGGACCGGCGATCCTGGTGGACAACAATCCGCTCGGCAAGATCCCGACGCTGCTGACCGATGACGGGATCTCGATATACGACAGCGTGGCGATCATGCATTATTTCGACCGGCTGACGAAGGGCGGGCTCTACCCTTCCAAGAAGGCCAAGCGTACGGATGCGGAAATCCTCGAGGCGCTCTGCGACGGCATCTGCGATTGCCTGCTGGCGATCGTCTACGAGCGGCGCTTCCGCGACGAGGAAAAGGTTCATCAGCCGTGGATAGACCGGCAGTGGAAGAAGGCGACGAGCGGGCTCGCTCATCTCAGCGCCAATCCGCCGAAAACAGGCAAGAAGCTCAATGGCGGGCATTTCGCGCTGGCCGCGACGCTCGATTATCTCGAGCTGCGCTTCAAGGACCAGTGGGAAGCCGATCATGCGCCGCTGATCGACTGGCAGCGGCAGTTCGACAAGAAATTCCCGGCCCACAGCGAGCTCAAGTCTGAGGGCTGA
- a CDS encoding outer membrane protein → MRVLIAGLMASVFAIAGVSAAQAADAVDQIPEAPVAQDAPVKPAGNWEGFYLGGAGTYNMGDFGSDRHTYGFGGQVFTGYNWQQGQIVYGVESDLGYSGDDVSSGGVKNKYGWNGSVRGRVGYDMNPFLLYGTAGLAIGDVKVSDDTSDESKTNFGYTVGAGVEAFVTNNITTRLEYRYTDYQSKDYDLDSGSFSRGYDENSVKLGIGVKF, encoded by the coding sequence ATGCGTGTACTCATTGCTGGCCTCATGGCCTCCGTTTTTGCAATTGCGGGCGTCTCGGCAGCTCAGGCGGCCGATGCCGTCGACCAGATTCCGGAAGCACCGGTCGCCCAGGACGCACCAGTCAAGCCGGCAGGCAACTGGGAAGGCTTCTACCTCGGCGGCGCCGGCACCTACAACATGGGTGACTTCGGTTCCGACCGCCACACCTACGGTTTCGGCGGCCAGGTCTTCACCGGCTACAACTGGCAGCAGGGCCAGATCGTCTACGGCGTTGAATCCGATCTCGGCTACAGCGGCGACGACGTCTCCTCAGGCGGCGTCAAGAACAAGTACGGTTGGAACGGCTCCGTCCGTGGCCGCGTCGGCTACGACATGAACCCATTCCTGCTCTACGGCACGGCCGGTCTTGCCATCGGCGACGTCAAGGTTTCCGACGACACCTCGGACGAAAGCAAGACGAACTTCGGCTATACGGTCGGCGCCGGCGTCGAAGCCTTCGTGACCAACAACATCACGACGCGCCTCGAATATCGCTACACCGACTACCAGAGCAAGGATTACGACCTCGACTCCGGCAGCTTCTCGCGCGGTTACGACGAGAACAGCGTCAAGCTCGGTATCGGCGTCAAGTTCTAA
- a CDS encoding SDR family oxidoreductase: MNHKRLRSALITGAAKRIGRAIAEDLAANGFSVAIHANGSIGEAEELVAQLRQKGYRAIALQADLTNTGETAELIAKASEALGPLDLLINNASVFQHDSARSFNAATWALHFDLHVRAPSILAAAFAQQMPTEAAGLIVNIIDQRVWALRPSFYSYTLSKSALWTATQTLAQALAPRIRVNAIGPGPSMPSERQAMEDFQAQVSALILQRGPALEEFGQTIRFLYDTPSITGQMIALDGGQHLAWQTPDVAEITE; encoded by the coding sequence TTGAACCACAAAAGACTTCGCTCGGCCCTCATAACAGGGGCTGCTAAAAGAATAGGCCGGGCAATCGCCGAAGACCTTGCTGCAAATGGCTTTTCCGTTGCCATCCACGCGAACGGCTCCATCGGCGAGGCCGAAGAGCTGGTGGCGCAATTGCGGCAGAAGGGATATCGGGCAATCGCCCTTCAGGCCGATCTCACCAATACCGGCGAAACGGCAGAGCTCATTGCCAAGGCGTCGGAAGCGCTCGGCCCCCTCGATCTGCTCATCAATAATGCGTCGGTCTTCCAGCATGATTCCGCGCGTAGTTTCAATGCCGCCACATGGGCATTGCACTTCGACCTGCATGTTCGTGCGCCCTCTATCCTTGCGGCGGCCTTCGCGCAGCAGATGCCCACTGAGGCAGCGGGGCTGATCGTCAATATCATCGACCAGCGGGTCTGGGCGCTGAGGCCCAGCTTCTATTCCTATACCCTCTCCAAATCCGCGCTGTGGACGGCGACGCAGACGCTTGCACAGGCATTGGCACCACGCATCCGCGTCAATGCCATCGGCCCCGGCCCCTCGATGCCGAGCGAGCGGCAGGCGATGGAGGACTTCCAAGCGCAGGTCTCAGCCCTTATCTTGCAGCGAGGGCCGGCGCTGGAGGAATTCGGACAAACGATTCGCTTCCTTTACGACACGCCCTCGATCACCGGCCAGATGATTGCCCTCGACGGCGGCCAGCACCTTGCCTGGCAGACGCCCGATGTGGCGGAGATTACGGAATGA
- the uvrC gene encoding excinuclease ABC subunit UvrC, whose translation MNGRKLPDGGVLYDETDESEDDIEVEKDASVAVPLAAAVDWNAGSLNETGLIGAELIGEFVKRLPNSPGVYRMFNAEGDVLYVGKARSLKKRVNNYAVGRVHSNRIAQMVRQTANMEFVTTRTETEALLLEANLIKRLRPRFNVLLRDDKSFPYILITGDHRAPAIFKHRGARARKGDYFGPFASAGAVGRTINSLQRAFLIRTCTDSVFETRTRPCLLYQIKRCSGPCTHEVSDEGYGELVQEAKDFLSGKSQKVKSHMAEAMNQAAEDLDFERAAIYRDRLAALSHVQSHQGINPAGVEEADVFAIHHEGGISCIQVFFFRTGQNWGNRAYFPKADPQLSSAEVLNSFLAQFYDDKPVPKQIMLSQTVEELELLAAALSEKAGHKVSILVPQRGEKRDLVDHVVGNAREAHGRKLAETASQSRLLEGFKETFGLAYAPQRIEIYDNSHIMGTNAVGGMVVAGPEGFVKNQYRKFNIKSTDITPGDDFGMMKEVMTRRFSRLIKEEGIPDRTAHVATPDAADMPFPTWPDVILIDGGQGQMTAVRAILAELGITDSVTAIGIAKGVDRDAGRERFFPPGRESFTLPPRDPVLYFVQRMRDEAHRFAIGSHRARRKKEMIKNPLDEIGGIGPSRKRALLQHFGTAKAVSRAALSDLMAVEGISEAVARQVYNHFHDDAAK comes from the coding sequence ATGAACGGACGAAAGCTGCCGGATGGCGGCGTTCTCTACGACGAGACGGATGAGAGCGAAGACGATATCGAAGTGGAAAAAGACGCTTCCGTCGCCGTGCCGCTTGCGGCTGCGGTCGACTGGAATGCGGGCAGCCTCAATGAAACCGGGCTTATCGGCGCGGAACTGATCGGCGAATTCGTCAAGCGGCTGCCGAACAGTCCCGGCGTCTACCGCATGTTCAATGCCGAGGGCGACGTGCTCTATGTCGGCAAGGCGCGCAGCCTGAAGAAGCGCGTCAACAATTACGCCGTCGGCCGCGTCCATTCCAACCGCATCGCCCAGATGGTGCGCCAGACAGCCAACATGGAGTTCGTGACGACGCGCACGGAAACCGAGGCGCTGCTTCTGGAAGCGAATCTGATCAAGCGCTTGCGGCCGCGCTTTAATGTGCTTTTGCGCGACGACAAGTCCTTTCCCTATATCCTCATCACCGGCGACCACCGGGCACCGGCGATCTTCAAGCATCGCGGCGCGAGAGCGCGGAAGGGCGACTATTTTGGACCTTTCGCTTCGGCCGGCGCGGTCGGGCGGACGATCAACTCGCTGCAACGCGCCTTCCTGATCCGCACCTGCACCGACAGCGTCTTCGAAACGCGCACGCGACCCTGCCTGCTCTACCAGATCAAGCGCTGTTCCGGGCCGTGCACCCATGAGGTCAGCGACGAGGGTTACGGCGAATTGGTGCAGGAGGCGAAGGACTTCCTGTCCGGCAAAAGCCAGAAGGTGAAGTCGCATATGGCCGAGGCCATGAACCAGGCGGCCGAGGACCTCGACTTCGAGCGGGCGGCAATCTATCGCGATCGCCTGGCCGCACTTTCGCACGTGCAGAGCCACCAGGGCATCAATCCGGCCGGCGTCGAGGAGGCTGACGTTTTCGCCATCCATCACGAGGGTGGCATCTCCTGCATCCAGGTGTTCTTCTTCCGCACCGGCCAGAACTGGGGCAACCGCGCCTATTTCCCGAAGGCCGATCCGCAGCTTTCGAGCGCCGAAGTGCTGAATTCCTTCCTGGCGCAGTTCTACGACGACAAGCCGGTGCCGAAGCAGATCATGCTGTCGCAGACGGTCGAGGAGCTGGAGTTGCTCGCCGCAGCACTCAGCGAAAAGGCCGGCCACAAGGTTTCCATCCTCGTGCCGCAGCGCGGCGAGAAGCGCGACCTGGTCGACCATGTCGTCGGCAATGCGCGCGAGGCGCATGGGCGAAAGCTTGCCGAGACGGCATCGCAGTCGCGGCTGCTCGAAGGTTTCAAGGAAACGTTCGGGCTTGCCTATGCACCGCAGCGGATCGAGATCTACGACAACTCGCATATCATGGGCACCAATGCCGTCGGCGGCATGGTGGTCGCGGGGCCGGAAGGTTTCGTCAAGAACCAGTACCGCAAGTTCAACATCAAATCGACCGACATCACACCCGGCGACGACTTCGGCATGATGAAGGAGGTGATGACGCGGCGGTTCTCGCGGCTGATCAAGGAGGAAGGCATCCCTGACCGGACGGCGCACGTGGCCACCCCCGATGCAGCCGACATGCCCTTCCCGACCTGGCCCGATGTGATCCTCATCGACGGCGGCCAGGGACAGATGACGGCGGTGCGCGCCATCCTTGCCGAACTCGGCATCACCGACAGCGTGACGGCGATCGGCATCGCCAAGGGCGTCGACCGCGATGCCGGGCGCGAACGCTTTTTCCCGCCGGGACGCGAGAGCTTCACCCTGCCGCCGCGCGATCCGGTGCTCTACTTCGTCCAGCGCATGCGCGACGAGGCGCACCGTTTCGCGATCGGCTCGCACCGGGCGCGCCGCAAGAAGGAAATGATCAAGAACCCGCTCGACGAGATCGGCGGCATCGGCCCGTCGCGCAAACGCGCGCTGCTCCAGCATTTCGGCACGGCGAAGGCGGTTTCGCGCGCCGCCCTGTCCGACCTGATGGCGGTGGAAGGCATATCGGAAGCTGTCGCCAGGCAGGTCTATAACCATTTCCATGACGACGCCGCGAAATAA